A part of Colius striatus isolate bColStr4 chromosome 13, bColStr4.1.hap1, whole genome shotgun sequence genomic DNA contains:
- the RADX gene encoding RPA-related protein RADX: MQDPTPERGGGARPAEENRRAAAGPASDGSSWLRKVFEEARGSSQLSAAPAEPPPVTVVAVERYLAAAAPPAAAQYWYDVTLADGARQERCHLAPRLNRLVQRARLRPGACLRLRRCSYLYDEKRLHYGFLCLDELELERAAAAAPPAAPPPRRPPPLRGDKKHYLPLWNNEDPYGDVWVAEKPQAQVDVDVSKLTSLGQLEMTWRSRVHFHPLLVRVLHKSRLRYYGKPEKKLDMPYQAYFEVADGSGMMSMVLWNSLCPEWYNSMKVGTVLLLEQYAIKTSYPFKTQPTPGDSQMKRFATIEISLNVRDPPTKISIIPEEMVRPEWGLPEVKYRFITRSELDDLPNNHSCDVIGLVTFVGRAERARKREHGEDFWLYRWAHAIDGTSEQPFILELFATSQPDVFKHIHPMTYLVCTQMRVVRDITENPSGTIYLTTSNESQIFITGWHKGQPYTKDTKVKNFIQWTKTQSEADQMKKTVIGGYYPFPRPPNNFLKYCKNNKVESVLKAIGETGEEIEDLHYREHKRIAVQGIISAIRYISCNNASEEASGVELVQKDTSQSLESSALSKEDCVNKGKNTDLQSKEVKSFLGPHCTPGEQQQHQALQSKKGSVKRKIPCRLNTDAEQGSASVIPVSPYPYFTRSARRKFGLTEFQHEDFGQDKSGQAVPDSLQSCTDPEGMSDTPETEETGATCDSWQSGLWAQVKDKLMKYLHHSKIFPESIPRKFDYLHKDLLMQQYNLHAAVHQPKETRTEKNITEFKSASGLGYYEVTVLGINHDVAIDVAFLPLFCPEDPHLFQLEDIQNDTLLSCMSCISACPHKATSHGGLRHTFPLSNELVKAATDLDGKHVVCILDICHLGDDKVEVFLSKIYQTVEPGVSDPV, from the exons ATGCAGGACCCTACCCCGGAacgcggcggcggcgcccgTCCCGCCGAGGAGAACCGGAGGGCGGCGGCCGGTCCGGCGAGCGACGGGTCGTCCTGGCTGCGGAAGGTGTTTGAGGAGGCGCGAGGCTCGTCGCAGCTGAGCGCGGCGCCCGCCGAGCCGCCGCCCGTGACGGTGGTGGCGGTGGAGCGGTACCTGgccgcggccgcgccgcccgccgccgcgcagtACTGGTACGACGTGACGCTGGCGGACGGCGCGCGCCAGGAGCGGTGTCACCTCGCGCCGCGCCTCAACCGCCTGGTGCAGCGCGCGCGCCTGCGGCCCGGCGCGTGCCTGCGCCTCCGCCGCTGCTCGTACCTGTACGACGAGAAGCGGCTGCACTACGGCTTCCTCTGCCTGGACGAGCTGGAGCTGGAgcgggccgcggccgccgcgccgcccgccgcgccgccgccgcgccgcccgccgcccctccGCGGCGACAAGAAGCACTACCTGCCGCTCTGGAACAACGAGGATCCCTACGGAGACGTGTGGGTGGCGGAGAAGCCGCAGGCACAGGTGGACGTCGACG TCTCCAAGCTGACTTCTCTTGGTCAGCTAGAAATGACCTGGAGAAGCAGAGTTCACTTCCATCCACTTCTTGTGAGAGTCCTGCACAAATCTAGACTAAGGTACTATGGGAAACCAGAGAAAAAACTGGATATGCCTTATCAG gcttaCTTTGAAGTTGCAGATGGTTCAGGCATGATGTCAATGGTTTTATGGAATTCATTGTGTCCTGAATGGTATAACAGTATGAAGGTTGGCACAGTACTTCTTCTTGAACAGTATGCTATCAAAACCAGTTACCCCTTTAAAACACAGCCAACCCCAGGGGATTCACAGATGAAGAGATTTGCTACAATTG AAATCAGCCTCAACGTCCGAGACCCTCCTACTAAAATAAGTATTATTCCGGAAGAAATGGTGAGGCCGGAGTGGGGATTACCTGAAGTTAAATATCGCTTTATCACAAG GTCAGAACTGGATGACTTACCAAACAATCATTCCTGTGATGTTATTGGTCTTGTGACATTTGTAGGAAGGGCTGAACGAGCaagaaaaagag AACACGGTGAAGACTTCTGGCTCTATCGTTGGGCACATGCCATCGATGGGACCTCAGAGCAGCCATTCATACTGGAATTATTTGCAACTTCTCAGCCAGATGTGTTTAAGCATATTCACCCAA tgacATATTTGGTGTGCACACAGATGAGAGTGGTGCGGGACATCACTGAGAATCCTTCCGGCACAATTTACCTTACAACTTCCAATGAAAGTCAGATATTCATTACAG ggtGGCACAAGGGCCAGCCATACACCAAGGACACCAAAGTGAAAAACTTCATTCAGTGGACTAAAACACAAAGCGAAGCTGATCAAATGAAGAAGACTGTCATTGGTGGCTATTATCCTTTTCCACGACCTCCAAATAACTTTCTGAAATACTGTAAAAACAATAAAG TTGAGTCAGTGTTGAAAGCCATAGGTGAGACGGGGGAAGAGATTGAAGACTTGCACTACAGAGAGCACAAGCGCATTGCTGTTCAGGGCATAATTAGTGCCATCAGATACATCAGCTGTAACAATGCCTCTGAAGAAGCCTCAGGAGTGGAACTTGTTCAG AAAGATACTTCTCAGTCTCTTGAAAGTTCTGCTCTGTCCAAAGAAGACTGTGttaacaagggaaaaaacactGATCTTCAAAGCAAAGAAGTTAAGTCTTTTCTGGGGCCACATTGCACTCCTGGGGAACAACAACAGCACCAAGCTTTACAGTCAAAAAAGGGATCAGTCAAGAGGAAGATACCGTGCAGATTAAATACAGATGCAGAACA GGGAAGTGCATCTGTTATTCCTGTATCACCTTACCCCTATTTCACACGGTCTGCAAGAAGAAAGTTTGG CTTGACTGAGTTTCAACATGAAGATTTTGGGCAAGATAAAAGTGGACAGGCTGTACCAGACAGTTTACAGTCCTGCACAG ACCCAGAAGGAATGAGTGATACACCTGAAACTGAAGAGACTGGAGCAACTTGTGATTCCTGGCAGAGTGGCCTGTGGGCACAAGTGAAAGACAAgttaatgaaatatttgcatCACAGCAAAATTTTCCCAGAAAGCATCCCACGTAAATTTGATTATCTGCACAAAGACTTACTGATGCAACAGTACAACCTTCATGCAGCAGTGCACCAGCCAAAAGAAAccagaacagagaaaaatatcacTGAGTTTAAAAGTGCTAGTGGCCTTGGGTATTATGAAGTGACAGTTCTGG GTATAAACCATGATGTAGCAATAGATGTTGCGTTTCTTCCACTGTTTTGCCCTGAAGATCCCCACTTATTTCAACTGGAAGACATTCAAAATGATACGTTGTTGTCTTGCATGAGTTGCATCTCTGCCTGTCCGCACAAGGCCACCAGCCATGGAGGGCTTCGCCACACCTTTCCACTTTCAA ATGAACTTGTCAAAGCGGCGACGGATCTGGATGGCAAACATGTTGTGTGCATCTTGGACATCTGTCACTTGGGTGACGATAAGGTGGAAGTCTTTCTGAGCAAAATCTACCAGACAGTGGAACCTGGTGTGTCAGATCCAGTGTAA